Proteins encoded by one window of Shewanella avicenniae:
- the ftsB gene encoding cell division protein FtsB produces the protein MKRLLLLGIALLALLQHRLWMGDNSLTEYFQLERQIAAQTSSNAELAQRNNALKAEIADLRSGTEAIEERARNELGLIKKGETFYRVVGGEQRSMTNTN, from the coding sequence ATGAAACGTTTGCTACTTCTCGGGATTGCCTTACTTGCCTTGCTACAGCACCGCTTATGGATGGGTGATAACAGTTTGACGGAATATTTTCAGCTTGAACGCCAGATTGCCGCACAAACCAGTAGTAACGCCGAGTTAGCGCAACGTAACAATGCGTTAAAGGCGGAAATTGCCGATTTACGCAGTGGCACAGAAGCGATTGAAGAGCGTGCCCGTAACGAGCTGGGCCTAATAAAAAAGGGTGAAACCTTTTATCGTGTTGTGGGCGGTGAACAACGCTCGATGACCAACACCAACTAA
- the ispD gene encoding 2-C-methyl-D-erythritol 4-phosphate cytidylyltransferase, with product MSHSSSDSPSLAKVIAVVPAAGIGSRMQAERPKQYLPLADSCILAVTLDVLLSHPAISEVVVALNPDDTYFSALPQAKHPKLRQVIGGAERVDSVIAALQLIDTPASWALVHDAARPCLTHTDIDKLLSSRSQFPHGAILAAPVRDTMKRAGNNGCIATTVPREALWHALTPQLFPTAELLLALEQAVQAGVNVTDEASAMEWKGVSPGLVSGRVDNIKVTHPDDLPLAALYLEYHRHHH from the coding sequence ATGAGTCATTCATCTTCTGATTCACCTTCATTGGCGAAGGTTATTGCGGTAGTGCCTGCCGCAGGTATTGGCAGTCGTATGCAAGCCGAACGCCCCAAACAATATCTGCCCTTGGCCGATAGCTGTATTTTGGCCGTCACGCTCGATGTGCTGTTATCTCATCCTGCGATCAGCGAAGTTGTCGTAGCACTTAATCCCGACGACACCTATTTTAGTGCGTTGCCGCAAGCTAAGCATCCCAAGCTGCGTCAAGTCATCGGCGGCGCAGAGCGCGTTGACTCAGTCATTGCCGCGCTACAACTGATAGATACACCAGCGAGTTGGGCATTAGTGCATGATGCTGCACGTCCGTGTTTGACCCATACCGATATCGACAAGTTATTAAGCAGCAGAAGCCAATTTCCTCATGGTGCCATTTTGGCGGCCCCGGTGCGTGATACCATGAAACGTGCCGGCAACAATGGTTGTATTGCTACTACTGTACCGCGTGAAGCCTTATGGCATGCGTTGACCCCACAGCTTTTTCCGACAGCAGAATTGCTGCTAGCGCTTGAACAAGCCGTGCAGGCGGGGGTGAATGTGACCGATGAAGCATCAGCGATGGAATGGAAAGGCGTTTCACCTGGCTTGGTATCGGGGCGGGTAGATAACATTAAGGTGACCCATCCTGATGATTTGCCGTTAGCTGCACTTTATCTCGAATATCACCGTCATCATCACTAG
- the ispF gene encoding 2-C-methyl-D-erythritol 2,4-cyclodiphosphate synthase — MAIRIGHGFDVHKFGGDKPLMLGGVVVPYECGLIAHSDGDVVLHAISDAILGAMALGDIGRHFPDTDAQFAGADSRVLLRHCLSLAHAKGFVVGNLDVTVIAQAPKMAPHIEAIRAVLVQDLQVDIDAINVKATTTEKLGFTGRKEGIAVEAVVLMEGIR, encoded by the coding sequence ATGGCAATAAGAATTGGCCACGGCTTTGATGTGCATAAATTTGGCGGTGATAAGCCGCTGATGCTCGGAGGTGTTGTTGTACCTTATGAGTGCGGTTTAATCGCCCATTCTGATGGTGACGTGGTATTACACGCTATTTCAGACGCCATCTTAGGCGCGATGGCGCTGGGTGATATTGGCCGTCATTTCCCAGATACTGACGCACAGTTTGCTGGCGCAGATAGCCGAGTCTTATTGCGTCATTGTTTAAGCCTCGCGCATGCCAAAGGCTTTGTTGTGGGGAATCTTGACGTCACAGTGATTGCCCAAGCACCGAAAATGGCACCGCACATCGAGGCAATTCGCGCCGTGTTAGTGCAAGATTTACAGGTAGACATTGATGCAATCAACGTCAAAGCTACTACTACCGAAAAACTCGGCTTTACAGGCCGCAAAGAAGGTATTGCCGTGGAAGCGGTGGTATTGATGGAAGGAATTCGCTAA
- the truD gene encoding tRNA pseudouridine(13) synthase TruD, whose translation MNIVESLTFLHGTPSATANIRSENADFIVQEILPFTMTGEGEHHLLYIQKNGLNTVEVAERLSKFAKVHPRDVSYAGQKDKNAITEQWFCVRIPGKDTPEWQSLNGELLTVLEATRHSKKLRVGALSGNRFKLTLRNISGMQALLERLELVKKIGVPNYFGEQRFGHEGANIQKARDMFAGKKVKNSNQKSMYLSAARSLLFNQVVADRLAKHQLAPLAGDCVMLSGSRSFFTVEQWDTELLERLQQADIQLSAPLWGEGELVAVADAAEFELAALAEFEIERVGLTKFDLKQERRPLLLQPEAFNWQQIDEQTLVLDFILPAGAFATSVLRELAQYQDMAEVRRQAWLASKET comes from the coding sequence GTGAACATTGTTGAATCACTCACTTTTTTACATGGTACGCCAAGCGCAACGGCCAACATTCGCAGCGAAAACGCTGATTTTATCGTTCAGGAAATTCTGCCGTTCACTATGACGGGCGAGGGTGAACATCACCTGCTGTATATTCAAAAAAATGGCCTGAATACGGTTGAAGTGGCAGAGCGTCTGTCTAAATTTGCCAAAGTACACCCACGCGATGTTAGCTATGCCGGACAAAAGGACAAGAATGCGATCACTGAACAGTGGTTCTGCGTACGTATTCCCGGTAAGGATACGCCCGAGTGGCAAAGCCTTAATGGCGAATTGCTGACGGTGTTAGAGGCCACTCGTCACAGCAAAAAATTACGCGTAGGTGCGTTGTCGGGTAACCGTTTTAAGCTAACGCTGCGCAATATTAGCGGTATGCAGGCTTTACTGGAGCGTTTGGAGCTCGTCAAAAAAATTGGCGTGCCTAACTACTTTGGTGAGCAACGTTTTGGTCACGAGGGCGCCAATATTCAAAAAGCGCGTGACATGTTCGCAGGTAAAAAAGTCAAAAACAGCAATCAAAAGTCAATGTACCTGTCGGCGGCTCGCTCACTGCTGTTTAACCAAGTGGTTGCCGACCGTTTGGCCAAGCATCAGTTAGCACCTCTGGCGGGTGACTGTGTGATGTTGTCCGGTTCCCGTAGTTTTTTTACCGTTGAGCAATGGGATACTGAATTACTAGAACGTCTTCAGCAAGCCGATATTCAACTTTCAGCGCCACTTTGGGGCGAAGGCGAGTTGGTTGCGGTAGCGGATGCCGCCGAGTTTGAGCTGGCAGCGTTAGCGGAATTTGAAATCGAGCGCGTAGGCTTAACCAAATTCGATTTGAAGCAAGAGCGTCGCCCATTGTTACTCCAACCGGAAGCCTTTAATTGGCAGCAAATTGATGAGCAAACATTAGTGTTGGACTTTATTCTGCCTGCAGGCGCATTTGCGACCTCGGTATTGCGTGAATTAGCACAATATCAGGATATGGCTGAAGTTCGCCGCCAAGCATGGCTAGCCAGCAAAGAAACATAG
- the surE gene encoding 5'/3'-nucleotidase SurE yields the protein MMNILISNDDGVNALGIKVLTEALSRIGDTLTVAPDRNCSGASNSLTLTNPLRINKLENGYISVNGTPTDCVHLAIRQLCKQEPDIVVSGINAGANLGDDTLYSGTVAAAMEGRFLGLPAIAVSLVGRELVHYGTAAAYAVKVIEGLLRHPLDADQILNINVPDLPLDQIKGVKVTRLGTRHKAEDMIKTQDPHGRDIYWLGPVGQELDVGEDTDFYTVAAGYVSITPLTVDLTAYKQLSKLKEWIDIL from the coding sequence TTGATGAATATTCTGATCAGTAATGATGATGGTGTTAACGCCCTCGGTATAAAAGTGCTGACTGAAGCATTGAGCCGTATCGGTGACACGCTAACCGTCGCACCTGATCGCAATTGTTCTGGTGCGAGTAACTCGTTAACCTTGACTAATCCTTTAAGGATTAATAAGTTAGAGAACGGCTATATTTCAGTAAATGGCACGCCCACCGATTGTGTGCATCTCGCTATTCGCCAGTTGTGTAAGCAAGAGCCTGATATTGTGGTGTCAGGTATTAATGCTGGTGCAAATCTCGGCGATGATACCTTGTACTCAGGTACGGTTGCGGCAGCGATGGAAGGACGCTTTCTCGGCCTTCCCGCGATTGCCGTGTCATTAGTTGGGCGAGAGTTAGTGCACTATGGCACCGCTGCGGCTTATGCGGTGAAAGTGATTGAAGGCTTACTGCGTCATCCACTGGATGCTGATCAAATATTGAATATCAATGTGCCCGATTTGCCACTGGATCAAATTAAGGGCGTGAAGGTGACCCGCTTGGGCACGCGCCATAAAGCGGAAGACATGATAAAAACACAGGATCCTCACGGACGAGATATCTACTGGCTTGGTCCTGTCGGGCAAGAACTGGATGTTGGCGAGGATACAGATTTTTATACCGTAGCAGCAGGTTATGTGTCGATTACTCCGTTGACTGTTGATTTGACGGCGTACAAGCAGTTATCAAAGCTTAAGGAATGGATTGATATCTTATGA
- a CDS encoding protein-L-isoaspartate(D-aspartate) O-methyltransferase produces the protein MSRMASASAAMQLAQRLAQSGITDPEVLRVIAQTPRELFLDGALTHKAYENTALPIGSGQTISQPYIVARMTELVLAHQPTSVLEIGTGSGYQAAILAQLIPQLCTVERIKSLQIQARLRLKRLDLHNVSFKYGDGWKGWANRAPFDAIIVTAAASEIPSALLQQLADSGVLIIPVGEDNQQLLKVQRRGDQYSSTVIESVKFVPLINGDLA, from the coding sequence ATGAGTCGAATGGCGTCCGCTTCTGCGGCAATGCAACTGGCACAACGTTTGGCGCAATCGGGGATTACAGATCCTGAAGTGCTGCGGGTGATAGCGCAGACGCCGCGAGAGTTATTTCTTGATGGCGCGTTGACGCATAAAGCGTATGAAAATACCGCGTTGCCGATTGGTTCTGGGCAAACGATCTCTCAACCTTACATTGTGGCCAGAATGACCGAACTTGTGTTGGCACATCAACCAACGTCAGTATTGGAGATTGGTACTGGCTCAGGGTATCAAGCCGCGATATTAGCGCAATTAATTCCGCAGCTTTGTACCGTCGAGCGGATTAAAAGCTTGCAGATCCAAGCCCGCCTACGCTTAAAGCGACTTGATTTACATAATGTCTCATTCAAATATGGCGACGGTTGGAAAGGCTGGGCTAATAGAGCACCATTTGACGCCATCATCGTTACCGCGGCGGCCAGTGAAATTCCAAGCGCTCTGCTGCAACAATTAGCAGATTCAGGCGTGTTAATTATTCCGGTGGGTGAAGATAATCAACAACTACTTAAGGTGCAGCGACGTGGCGATCAATATTCCTCGACCGTTATAGAGTCAGTGAAATTTGTACCGCTAATAAATGGTGATTTGGCTTAA
- a CDS encoding peptidoglycan DD-metalloendopeptidase family protein, with the protein MSGCSFQAEKSAPVYSIHQNHSPRFEKGSIDTHAYKVKKGDTLYSIAWGADKDYRALAKLNNLDRDFTIYPGQILQLVAKKPKTRQSSLKSSKNSVNTTKENDDKTVKKQSDNDESSISRIAPSKAQKKLDSGHNNSYAVTTGKQVVNPVIHNNSETNLPSKVNRWMWPANGRLVGNFSNSEQGSKGIKIAGNRGDMIKAAADGRVVYAGSALRGYGNLVIIKHSDDYLSAYAHADKILVQEKQQVSAGQTVALMGSSGTNQVMLHFEIRYLGKSVNPITYLPKR; encoded by the coding sequence ATGAGTGGCTGTAGTTTTCAAGCGGAAAAGTCTGCGCCTGTTTATTCTATTCATCAAAACCATTCTCCACGTTTCGAGAAAGGTTCCATTGATACTCACGCTTACAAAGTCAAAAAAGGTGACACGCTATATTCCATTGCTTGGGGGGCTGATAAAGATTACCGCGCGCTGGCAAAATTAAATAATCTCGATCGTGACTTCACCATATATCCAGGGCAAATTTTACAATTAGTGGCCAAAAAGCCTAAAACACGTCAAAGCAGCCTGAAATCGAGTAAAAACTCAGTTAATACGACTAAAGAAAATGACGACAAAACTGTTAAAAAACAGAGTGATAATGACGAATCGTCCATTAGTCGAATCGCACCTTCCAAAGCTCAAAAAAAGCTTGATTCCGGTCACAATAATTCGTACGCTGTAACGACTGGTAAACAAGTTGTTAACCCAGTTATCCACAATAACAGCGAAACCAATTTGCCTAGCAAAGTTAATCGCTGGATGTGGCCAGCCAACGGACGGCTAGTTGGAAATTTTTCCAATAGTGAACAAGGAAGTAAAGGGATCAAAATCGCTGGTAATCGTGGTGACATGATAAAAGCCGCAGCTGATGGTCGCGTTGTATATGCAGGTAGTGCTCTGCGAGGATACGGGAACCTCGTCATTATCAAGCATAGCGATGATTACTTAAGTGCTTATGCTCACGCCGACAAAATTTTGGTCCAAGAAAAACAGCAAGTGTCCGCGGGGCAAACAGTGGCCCTAATGGGAAGCTCAGGCACAAACCAAGTGATGCTACATTTTGAAATAAGATATCTTGGTAAGTCTGTTAACCCAATAACTTATTTACCCAAACGTTGA
- the rpoS gene encoding RNA polymerase sigma factor RpoS → MSRNNTNASYKEFQDFSSNEFEAMQNDSLAEIVQDDLQKNLDATQLYLSEIGFSPLLTAEEEVYFSRKALKGCEKSRNRMIESNLRLVVKISRRYNNRGLALLDLIEEGNLGLIRAVEKFDPERGFRFSTYATWWIRQTIERAIMNQTRTIRLPIHVVKELNVYLRTARELAQKLDHEPTAEEIAAKLDLPSADVSRMLKLNEKITSVDTPIGGDNDKALLDVLADDDFNTPDSQVQDEDISKSVVKWLNELNSKQREVLARRFGLLGYEPATLEDVGAEIGLTRERVRQIQVEALKRLRDMLSSQGLSVEALFRM, encoded by the coding sequence ATGAGCCGCAATAATACCAATGCTTCTTATAAAGAATTCCAAGATTTTTCATCCAACGAATTCGAGGCTATGCAAAATGATAGCCTGGCAGAGATCGTTCAGGATGATCTTCAGAAAAACCTCGATGCAACTCAGCTATACCTCAGTGAAATAGGTTTTTCACCATTACTCACAGCAGAAGAGGAAGTTTATTTTTCTCGCAAAGCGCTTAAAGGATGTGAAAAATCCCGCAATCGCATGATAGAAAGTAACCTTCGTTTAGTGGTCAAAATTTCTCGCCGTTACAATAACCGTGGCTTAGCGTTGCTAGATTTGATTGAAGAAGGCAACTTAGGATTGATCCGCGCGGTTGAAAAGTTTGACCCTGAACGTGGCTTCCGTTTCTCGACTTACGCAACGTGGTGGATCCGTCAAACCATCGAACGCGCCATCATGAATCAAACACGTACCATTCGTTTGCCAATTCATGTGGTTAAAGAATTAAACGTATACTTGCGTACTGCCCGCGAATTGGCGCAAAAGCTTGATCATGAACCCACAGCCGAAGAGATTGCAGCAAAGTTAGATCTGCCAAGCGCTGACGTGAGTCGCATGCTGAAGTTGAATGAAAAAATTACCTCGGTGGATACCCCTATCGGTGGTGACAATGATAAAGCGTTGCTCGATGTGTTGGCTGACGACGACTTCAATACACCTGACTCGCAAGTGCAAGACGAGGACATCTCAAAGTCAGTGGTTAAGTGGCTTAACGAGTTAAACTCTAAGCAGCGTGAAGTGTTGGCGCGTCGCTTTGGTTTGTTGGGGTATGAACCCGCAACACTTGAAGATGTTGGTGCTGAAATCGGCTTGACACGCGAACGCGTGCGTCAAATTCAAGTCGAAGCCCTGAAGCGTTTACGCGATATGCTGTCTTCACAAGGTCTGTCTGTCGAAGCCTTGTTCCGTATGTAA
- the mutS gene encoding DNA mismatch repair protein MutS, whose translation MNSHSQTPDLEDLEKHTPMMRQYLQMKAEHNDMLLFYRMGDFYELFYSDAKRASELLGISLTARGKSGGDPIPMAGIPYHAVDNYLAKLVQQGESVAICEQIGDPALAKGPVERKVVRIVTPGTLTDEALLQERRDNLLAAIYEGKKGFGFATLDVASGRFVIAELPSLEAVEAELQRTRPAELLYSEDFTHKYLIADVKGARRRPEWEFDFDTATKMLLEQFGTKDLRGFGVESARLSLQAAGCLIQYVKDTQRTALPHINSLMQFSPSDTVVLDAATRRNLELTVNLSGGLENTLASVLDRTATAMGSRMLQRWIHQPLRDQTHVSLRHQAVTEVLNQVTHEPLHQLLKSIGDVERIIARLAIRNARPRDLARLRDALEVLPDIRQYLATCQTEHLQQLYRALNEFPAELALLQSAIVDNPPVLIRDGGVIREGYHAELDEWRSLSQGATDYLQQLEIREKERTGIATLKVGFNKVHGYFIEVSRGQSVLVPLSYQRRQTLKNTERYIIPELKEYEEKVLSSQGKALALEKQLWDELFDLLMPKLAELQQFALAAAELDVLSNFAERAESLNYHCPTLVKTAGIEISEGRHPVVETVSQSPFIANPVLLTAERRMLIVTGPNMGGKSTYMRQIALITLMAYIGSYVPAESAVVGPVDRIFTRIGASDDLASGRSTFMVEMTETANILHNATENSLVLMDEIGRGTSTYDGLSLAWSAAEYLAQKIGALTLFATHYFELTQLAELLPQVTNVHLDAIEHDDTIVFMHAVQEGAASKSYGLQVAALAGVPQQVIRAAKEKLQQLESRDDGKDVSLQVTPIQTSLALDTPPSEVEQLLRRIDPNELTPKAALELIYQLSSLVGSGR comes from the coding sequence ATGAACAGCCATAGCCAAACGCCGGATTTAGAGGATTTGGAAAAGCATACGCCGATGATGCGGCAGTATTTGCAGATGAAAGCCGAACACAACGATATGTTGCTGTTTTATCGTATGGGCGACTTCTATGAGCTGTTTTATAGCGATGCCAAGCGCGCATCTGAGTTACTAGGAATTTCGCTCACTGCTCGCGGCAAAAGTGGTGGTGATCCTATTCCGATGGCAGGTATTCCCTACCATGCGGTAGATAACTATCTGGCAAAACTAGTGCAACAAGGCGAATCTGTTGCTATCTGCGAACAGATTGGCGATCCCGCACTTGCTAAAGGCCCTGTTGAACGCAAAGTGGTGCGCATAGTAACGCCGGGAACACTCACCGACGAAGCCTTACTTCAAGAGCGACGCGATAATCTATTAGCGGCAATCTACGAAGGTAAAAAGGGGTTTGGATTTGCCACACTTGATGTTGCCTCCGGCCGGTTTGTCATCGCTGAATTGCCATCATTAGAAGCCGTTGAAGCTGAATTACAGCGCACACGTCCAGCTGAACTGCTCTACAGCGAAGACTTTACCCACAAGTATCTCATCGCCGATGTCAAAGGCGCTCGTCGACGTCCAGAGTGGGAGTTCGACTTTGATACGGCGACGAAAATGTTGCTGGAGCAATTTGGAACCAAAGATCTGCGTGGGTTTGGGGTTGAATCAGCAAGGCTATCACTGCAAGCTGCTGGCTGTTTGATTCAATATGTTAAAGACACGCAGCGCACCGCCCTGCCACATATCAATAGCCTCATGCAATTTAGCCCGAGTGACACTGTGGTACTTGATGCTGCTACCCGGCGCAATCTTGAGCTAACCGTTAATCTGTCAGGTGGATTAGAGAACACCCTCGCTTCAGTGCTTGACCGTACAGCGACAGCGATGGGCAGTCGTATGCTGCAACGTTGGATTCACCAGCCGCTGCGCGATCAGACTCATGTGAGTTTGCGCCACCAAGCGGTAACTGAAGTACTCAACCAAGTTACCCATGAACCGTTGCACCAACTGCTCAAGTCTATCGGTGATGTTGAACGCATAATTGCGCGGCTAGCGATTAGAAATGCACGACCGCGTGACCTTGCGCGTCTGCGGGATGCATTAGAGGTGTTACCGGATATACGCCAATATCTTGCAACCTGCCAAACTGAGCATTTGCAGCAGCTTTACCGAGCGTTAAATGAATTTCCTGCTGAATTAGCGCTGTTACAAAGTGCCATTGTTGATAATCCACCCGTACTTATCCGTGATGGTGGGGTTATTCGCGAAGGGTATCACGCTGAGCTAGATGAATGGCGTAGCCTAAGTCAAGGTGCAACCGACTATCTGCAACAGCTTGAAATCCGTGAAAAAGAACGTACTGGCATTGCCACTTTAAAGGTCGGCTTTAACAAGGTACACGGCTACTTTATTGAAGTATCTCGCGGCCAATCTGTGCTAGTACCTTTAAGTTATCAGCGTCGCCAAACCCTGAAAAACACTGAACGCTATATCATCCCAGAGCTAAAGGAATACGAAGAAAAAGTGCTGTCGAGCCAAGGCAAAGCGTTAGCGCTAGAAAAACAGCTGTGGGATGAATTATTTGACCTATTAATGCCTAAGTTGGCAGAACTACAACAATTTGCGCTTGCGGCAGCAGAACTCGATGTACTCAGCAACTTTGCTGAGCGTGCCGAGAGCCTAAACTACCATTGTCCAACACTTGTAAAAACTGCAGGCATAGAGATCAGTGAAGGTCGCCATCCTGTGGTAGAAACGGTTAGCCAATCCCCTTTTATTGCCAATCCGGTATTGCTTACTGCTGAGCGACGGATGTTGATTGTCACCGGCCCCAATATGGGCGGTAAATCCACCTATATGCGCCAGATTGCACTGATCACCCTCATGGCGTATATCGGTAGTTATGTTCCAGCTGAGTCCGCCGTAGTCGGCCCAGTTGATCGCATTTTTACTCGGATTGGTGCGTCAGATGATTTAGCCTCCGGCCGCTCAACCTTTATGGTGGAGATGACCGAAACCGCCAATATTCTGCATAACGCTACAGAAAACAGTTTAGTGCTAATGGATGAAATTGGTCGCGGCACATCTACCTATGATGGTTTATCACTTGCTTGGTCGGCCGCCGAATATCTAGCGCAAAAGATTGGAGCATTAACCTTATTTGCGACCCACTATTTTGAGCTCACACAACTTGCTGAACTATTGCCACAAGTTACCAATGTTCATCTAGATGCCATAGAGCATGATGACACCATTGTGTTTATGCATGCGGTGCAAGAAGGCGCCGCGAGCAAAAGTTACGGGCTCCAAGTCGCAGCATTAGCGGGTGTACCACAACAGGTTATTCGTGCCGCAAAAGAGAAATTACAGCAACTTGAAAGTCGTGATGATGGAAAAGATGTGAGTCTTCAAGTGACTCCGATACAAACCTCATTAGCGCTCGATACTCCACCATCAGAAGTTGAGCAGTTATTACGACGAATAGATCCAAATGAGCTAACACCTAAGGCTGCGCTTGAGTTGATCTATCAACTAAGTTCACTTGTGGGTTCCGGGCGATAA
- the recA gene encoding recombinase RecA — protein sequence MKIDANKEKALNAVLGQIEKQFGKGSIMKLGEDRSMDVATISTGSLSLDVALGAGGLPLGRIVEIYGPESSGKTTLTLEVIAAAQREGKVCAFIDAEHALDPIYARKLGVDIDNLLCSQPDTGEQALEICDALTRSGAVDVIIVDSVAALTPKAEIEGEIGDSHMGLAARMMSQAMRKLAGNLKQSNTLLIFINQIRMKIGVMFGNPETTTGGNALKFYASVRLDIRRTGSIKEGDEVVGNETRVKVVKNKVAAPFKQAEFQILYGKGINRVGELVDLGVAHKLIEKAGAWYSYKGDKIGQGRANAGKFLQENPEIAKEIDVTLRELLLHKGGMPASDDSDSNDGNVDLETGEVF from the coding sequence ATGAAGATCGATGCAAATAAAGAGAAAGCGTTAAATGCCGTATTAGGCCAGATTGAAAAGCAATTTGGTAAAGGTTCCATCATGAAACTCGGTGAAGACCGTAGTATGGATGTGGCCACTATCTCAACTGGTTCGCTTTCACTTGACGTTGCTTTGGGTGCAGGTGGTTTACCTCTGGGGCGTATCGTTGAAATTTATGGCCCAGAATCTTCGGGTAAAACCACGTTGACCTTGGAAGTCATTGCCGCCGCTCAACGTGAAGGTAAAGTCTGTGCCTTTATCGATGCTGAGCACGCTTTGGACCCAATCTACGCACGTAAGTTGGGTGTAGATATCGACAACTTGCTGTGCTCTCAACCAGATACTGGTGAGCAAGCGTTGGAGATCTGTGATGCGCTTACCCGTAGTGGTGCTGTAGACGTTATCATTGTTGACTCAGTCGCCGCGCTCACGCCAAAAGCTGAAATTGAAGGTGAAATCGGTGACTCTCATATGGGCTTAGCAGCGCGTATGATGAGCCAAGCAATGCGTAAGCTCGCCGGTAACTTGAAGCAATCAAATACTTTGCTGATTTTCATTAACCAAATCCGGATGAAGATTGGGGTGATGTTTGGTAACCCAGAAACCACAACGGGTGGTAACGCGCTAAAGTTCTATGCGTCAGTTCGTTTAGACATCCGTCGCACCGGCTCGATTAAAGAGGGTGATGAGGTTGTTGGTAACGAAACCCGAGTAAAAGTGGTTAAGAACAAAGTTGCAGCACCGTTTAAGCAAGCTGAATTCCAAATCCTTTACGGTAAAGGCATTAACCGCGTGGGTGAGTTGGTGGATTTAGGCGTTGCTCATAAACTGATTGAAAAAGCGGGTGCTTGGTACAGCTATAAAGGCGATAAGATTGGCCAAGGCCGTGCTAATGCCGGTAAGTTCCTGCAAGAAAATCCTGAAATTGCAAAAGAAATTGATGTGACATTACGTGAGTTGTTGCTTCATAAAGGTGGCATGCCAGCAAGCGATGACAGTGATAGCAACGATGGCAATGTTGATCTCGAAACTGGAGAGGTCTTCTGA
- a CDS encoding regulatory protein RecX — protein MSLLARCDKSCATLRQQLLEKDFADHEVDDAIQWAQALGYLDDKRLAEAILRSQLNRLHGPAKIEQAMQLKGISKSLASEVLTAHEIDWFELALQRATKKFPSLDFSALDFQQSQKQKAKVIRHLLGQGFNYEQAGYALEATLSANKPAL, from the coding sequence GTGAGCCTATTGGCTCGCTGCGACAAGAGTTGTGCAACGCTACGACAGCAATTGCTTGAAAAGGATTTCGCTGATCACGAAGTTGATGACGCGATTCAATGGGCGCAAGCCTTAGGCTACCTAGATGATAAACGTCTAGCTGAAGCCATCTTGCGTTCTCAGTTAAACCGACTACATGGGCCTGCCAAGATTGAACAAGCAATGCAGCTCAAAGGCATTAGTAAGTCGCTTGCGAGCGAAGTGCTTACCGCTCACGAAATAGACTGGTTTGAGTTGGCGCTTCAGCGAGCAACGAAGAAATTCCCATCTTTAGATTTTTCCGCACTAGATTTCCAACAATCTCAAAAGCAAAAGGCGAAAGTGATTCGACACTTACTGGGCCAAGGCTTTAATTATGAACAGGCTGGCTACGCGCTTGAAGCAACGCTATCAGCTAACAAACCCGCACTGTGA